One Microbacterium sp. zg-B96 genomic region harbors:
- a CDS encoding NAD(P)-binding domain-containing protein encodes MRAADERRAGASGIRRIAILGAGRVGTALARALVDAGYDVTISGSGDPALVEIIVSVVAPGARAAWAEESVSDADMVILALPLHRIKTVDATMLEGRLVVDAMNYWPPVDGQIAEFDGAVDGTSSVVQALLPGARVVKSFNHTGYHDLEPDRRPSRHPDRRAIAVAGDDVRDVAMVAQVIERIGYDAVQVDSLAAGRLLEPGEAPFGARLDAGALTDAAHGAPLVHASPN; translated from the coding sequence GTGAGGGCCGCCGACGAGCGGCGCGCGGGCGCGTCTGGGATCCGTCGCATCGCCATTCTTGGTGCCGGACGCGTGGGTACGGCCCTTGCCCGAGCGCTCGTCGACGCAGGATACGACGTGACGATTTCCGGGTCGGGCGATCCGGCGCTCGTTGAGATAATCGTCTCCGTCGTCGCACCCGGTGCCCGCGCGGCCTGGGCCGAGGAGTCGGTGTCAGACGCGGACATGGTCATCCTGGCGCTCCCTCTGCACCGGATCAAGACCGTGGATGCCACGATGCTCGAGGGACGACTCGTGGTCGACGCCATGAACTATTGGCCGCCGGTCGACGGACAGATCGCCGAGTTCGATGGAGCCGTGGACGGCACGAGTTCGGTCGTCCAAGCGCTTCTGCCTGGAGCCCGTGTCGTCAAGTCGTTCAATCACACGGGTTATCACGATCTGGAACCGGATCGCCGGCCGTCGCGGCATCCGGACCGTCGAGCGATCGCGGTCGCCGGCGACGATGTGAGGGATGTCGCGATGGTTGCCCAGGTCATCGAGCGCATCGGGTATGACGCCGTCCAGGTTGACTCACTTGCCGCGGGACGCCTGCTCGAGCCCGGTGAAGCGCCGTTCGGGGCCCGTCTTGACGCCGGGGCGCTCACGG
- a CDS encoding LLM class flavin-dependent oxidoreductase — protein MSNQASVSLSPSWSESRINDPAPGALHFGIGTFAFQSEGPAGTVSGAQVIRDVVEEAVTAEGVGLDSFGIAEHYRKGMMDSAGPVILGAIAARTTTLRVGTAVTVLSTQDPVRVYNEFATLDALSHGRAQMIVGRGSAIESFPLFGFDLGDYEDLFEEKLGLLMQLLRSQPVTWTGRFRPPLFEQVLEPTLAPGAVPVWVGVGGSPQSVIRAARFGLPLMLGIIGGTIERFAPLTTLYRQALSALDQVDQPVGMHVHGFIADSDEEAIERFWPVWSGMMNAEAPKRGWAPFRRDRYDAEVAGGALFVGSAETVARRIAASMGLLGATRFDFVAAASRMDHAAKTDTIERFGLEVVPRVRRLLADMGQENAGAA, from the coding sequence ATGAGTAACCAAGCATCAGTCTCCCTCAGCCCTTCTTGGTCGGAGTCACGCATCAACGACCCGGCGCCCGGGGCACTCCACTTCGGGATCGGTACGTTCGCCTTCCAATCGGAGGGGCCGGCCGGGACGGTGAGCGGCGCTCAGGTCATCCGCGATGTCGTCGAGGAGGCCGTCACGGCGGAGGGGGTGGGCCTGGACTCCTTCGGCATCGCGGAGCACTACCGCAAGGGAATGATGGACTCCGCGGGACCGGTGATCCTGGGCGCCATCGCCGCGCGCACGACGACTCTTCGAGTCGGCACAGCCGTCACCGTCCTGAGCACGCAGGACCCCGTGCGCGTCTACAACGAGTTCGCCACGCTGGACGCGCTTTCGCACGGTCGCGCCCAGATGATCGTCGGGCGCGGTTCGGCGATCGAATCGTTTCCGCTTTTCGGTTTCGACCTGGGGGACTACGAGGACCTGTTCGAAGAGAAGCTCGGTCTGCTGATGCAGTTGCTGCGCAGCCAGCCGGTCACGTGGACGGGCAGATTCCGCCCGCCACTGTTCGAGCAGGTACTCGAGCCCACCCTTGCTCCGGGTGCAGTGCCGGTGTGGGTCGGCGTCGGCGGCAGTCCGCAGTCCGTCATCCGTGCTGCCCGTTTCGGGCTGCCGCTCATGCTGGGCATCATCGGGGGGACCATCGAGCGATTCGCACCCCTGACCACGCTTTATCGCCAGGCGCTGTCCGCACTCGACCAGGTCGATCAGCCCGTCGGCATGCACGTGCACGGCTTCATCGCGGATAGCGATGAAGAGGCCATCGAACGGTTCTGGCCGGTGTGGTCCGGCATGATGAACGCCGAGGCCCCGAAGCGCGGCTGGGCTCCGTTCCGCCGTGATCGTTATGACGCCGAAGTAGCGGGTGGCGCGCTCTTCGTCGGCTCCGCCGAAACCGTGGCCCGACGCATCGCGGCCTCGATGGGGCTGCTGGGTGCCACGCGCTTCGATTTCGTTGCGGCCGCGAGTCGCATGGATCACGCCGCCAAGACAGACACCATTGAACGCTTCGGGCTCGAGGTCGTTCCCCGTGTGCGCCGGCTCCTGGCTGACATGGGACAAGAGAACGCGGGTGCAGCGTGA
- a CDS encoding helix-turn-helix domain-containing protein codes for MADAAPQTMLQICTEDDPLLFRSILDRVGDKWTLIIIGLLEQKTHRFTELLSAIPGISRRMLTLSLRSLERDGLVERTVYAQVPPRVEYRVTPLGLGLSEPVLALAGWVARHKGEIAAHRTTFDESACDD; via the coding sequence ATGGCCGATGCCGCGCCGCAAACCATGCTTCAGATCTGTACGGAAGACGACCCGCTCCTGTTCCGCTCGATCCTGGACCGGGTGGGCGACAAGTGGACGCTCATCATCATCGGGCTGCTCGAGCAGAAGACGCATAGATTCACGGAGCTCCTCTCCGCGATTCCGGGCATCTCGCGGCGAATGCTCACGCTGAGCCTGCGATCTCTCGAACGCGACGGGCTTGTCGAGCGGACCGTCTACGCACAGGTGCCGCCGCGGGTCGAGTACCGGGTGACCCCGCTCGGCCTTGGCCTGAGCGAGCCGGTGTTGGCTCTGGCGGGGTGGGTCGCCCGACACAAGGGCGAGATCGCCGCCCACCGCACGACCTTCGACGAATCAGCGTGTGACGACTGA
- a CDS encoding ATP-binding protein, with the protein MLYNDAYIPTVGPKHPALGEKLSHVFAEIWDDIGPMQRSVLAGGPAVYLEDFRLSIELASGLTENFFTFSYSHVPDDEGPGGVLTVMSLTTRQVVAARRLALLHRLALEVDRALAPHEAMDAALQVLSGASDDLVGGALYTRTKPSDGAAPIMRRLGVFGEVGCAEFPERIQSSSHPVVHAWQGRSPVRAQNGPPPAGRLPTSWVAIPVHGQGEVEAVLALFPHPLRPADTDQDRFLELIADQVGQILGMATARDRERARLEALAALDAAKTAFLSNVSHEFRTPLTLLLGPLQDVVDGRASAIERAEAEVMRSTALRLLWMVNTLLDVARIEEGGMVATPEMIDVAQITGDLLRPFELAARRTGLQLHSDLDPTLGQVLVDPELWEKIVLNLVANAIKFTLRGSVRVMVAARDGRLVLRVSDTGVGIPSSEIPHVFDRFHRVRDDDTRSVEGTGLGLALVAEAARAMSGTATVRSEPGMGSAFEVTLPLVRTGPASRWSPHVDVAMAIAEDLVASDDQEIVRVGQQPPLGRDGPAILVVEDNAALRSRLARLLSDLGTVTAVPDGVAALEILRSEQVSLVVTDVMMPRMDGLTLLQAIRSDESLRRIPVVLLSAVAGSEAAAGAIEAGADDYVVKPFTPGELLARCRMNLELAEYRATAAASNARGALLAGVSHDMQTPLSVITSALDLLSEPSMDEGRRRRILTRAQVRAAQLSRLVTQFLDWSRLNMSEPLPIRVGAVDLKDIISEIVSEHEQIAIRVTGDPEREVWCDDRRTAQILHNLVENAERVARTHIEIRIESDDDLCVVRVVDDGSGVSPEVLPLLFEAFGPTTAAKGNGLGLHISRAAAQAQGGALELESTGPEGSVFALRLPRRRPC; encoded by the coding sequence ATGCTCTACAACGACGCTTACATTCCCACGGTCGGGCCAAAGCACCCTGCGCTGGGCGAAAAGCTCAGCCACGTGTTCGCGGAGATCTGGGACGACATCGGTCCTATGCAGCGGTCGGTGCTCGCCGGAGGGCCGGCGGTCTACCTCGAGGACTTCCGCCTCTCCATCGAGCTGGCGAGCGGCCTGACAGAGAATTTCTTCACGTTCTCGTACTCCCACGTCCCGGATGACGAAGGTCCCGGTGGAGTGCTGACGGTCATGTCCCTCACCACCCGCCAGGTGGTGGCGGCTCGCCGCCTCGCGTTGCTGCACCGCTTGGCTTTGGAGGTCGACCGGGCGCTCGCGCCCCACGAGGCTATGGACGCAGCCCTCCAGGTCCTGTCCGGCGCGAGCGATGATCTGGTGGGTGGAGCGCTCTACACCCGCACGAAGCCGTCGGACGGCGCCGCGCCAATCATGAGACGTTTGGGGGTTTTCGGAGAAGTCGGGTGTGCGGAGTTCCCTGAGCGAATTCAGTCGTCGTCCCATCCGGTGGTGCACGCGTGGCAGGGGCGGTCGCCCGTCCGCGCCCAGAACGGGCCGCCGCCGGCGGGCAGACTTCCGACGTCGTGGGTTGCCATTCCCGTGCACGGACAGGGCGAGGTCGAGGCCGTGCTAGCGCTGTTCCCTCACCCGCTCCGGCCAGCGGACACCGACCAGGATCGGTTCCTGGAGCTGATCGCCGACCAGGTCGGGCAGATCCTGGGCATGGCGACGGCACGAGATCGTGAACGTGCACGCCTGGAGGCGCTGGCTGCGCTCGATGCGGCGAAGACTGCGTTCCTGTCCAATGTCAGCCATGAGTTCCGGACCCCGCTCACCCTCCTCCTCGGCCCTTTGCAGGACGTCGTTGACGGGCGGGCGTCGGCGATTGAACGTGCCGAGGCCGAGGTGATGAGATCCACTGCGCTGCGGCTCCTTTGGATGGTGAACACACTGCTGGACGTAGCCAGGATCGAGGAAGGTGGCATGGTCGCCACACCGGAGATGATCGATGTCGCTCAGATCACTGGGGACCTGCTCCGACCGTTCGAACTGGCTGCTCGGCGGACCGGGCTTCAGTTGCACAGCGATCTGGATCCGACCCTCGGGCAGGTGCTCGTTGATCCGGAGTTGTGGGAGAAGATCGTGCTCAACCTGGTCGCCAACGCGATCAAGTTCACGTTGCGCGGCTCGGTTCGTGTGATGGTCGCCGCCCGCGACGGCCGACTGGTCCTCCGCGTCTCCGATACCGGGGTGGGCATACCCTCCTCGGAGATCCCACACGTCTTCGACCGCTTTCACCGGGTTAGGGACGACGACACCCGCAGCGTGGAGGGCACCGGCCTCGGCCTCGCTCTCGTGGCCGAGGCTGCGCGGGCGATGAGCGGCACAGCGACGGTGCGCTCCGAGCCGGGGATGGGTTCCGCCTTCGAGGTGACGCTGCCGCTGGTTCGCACGGGTCCCGCCTCCCGGTGGAGCCCCCACGTCGATGTGGCCATGGCGATAGCGGAAGACCTGGTGGCGTCCGACGACCAGGAGATCGTGCGTGTGGGCCAGCAGCCGCCCCTGGGACGGGATGGACCTGCCATCCTGGTGGTGGAGGACAACGCCGCGCTCCGCTCGCGGCTCGCCCGGTTGCTCAGCGACCTGGGGACGGTCACCGCCGTCCCGGACGGGGTTGCGGCGCTTGAGATTCTCCGGTCCGAACAGGTGAGCCTGGTGGTGACCGACGTGATGATGCCACGGATGGACGGGCTGACCCTCCTGCAGGCGATTCGTAGCGACGAGTCACTGCGCAGGATTCCGGTCGTGCTGCTCTCCGCCGTGGCGGGGTCCGAGGCAGCAGCGGGAGCGATTGAGGCGGGGGCCGACGACTACGTGGTGAAGCCGTTCACACCCGGAGAGCTGCTGGCCAGGTGCCGCATGAACCTCGAACTCGCTGAGTACCGCGCGACCGCTGCGGCCAGCAACGCACGCGGCGCGCTGCTCGCTGGCGTGAGCCACGACATGCAGACGCCCCTGTCCGTCATTACGAGCGCCCTCGACCTCCTCAGCGAGCCCAGCATGGATGAGGGGCGTCGCCGCAGGATCCTGACCCGTGCCCAGGTGCGTGCGGCCCAGCTGAGCCGACTCGTGACGCAATTCCTGGATTGGTCGAGACTGAACATGAGCGAGCCGCTCCCGATCCGGGTCGGGGCAGTGGACCTCAAGGACATCATCAGCGAAATCGTCTCCGAGCACGAGCAGATCGCGATTCGCGTGACCGGGGACCCAGAACGGGAAGTGTGGTGTGACGACCGACGCACCGCTCAGATCCTTCATAACCTCGTGGAGAACGCGGAGCGGGTGGCCCGCACCCATATCGAGATCCGGATAGAGAGTGACGACGACCTGTGCGTTGTGCGGGTCGTCGACGATGGATCGGGGGTGAGTCCTGAGGTTTTACCGCTCCTCTTCGAGGCGTTTGGCCCGACTACGGCTGCGAAGGGCAACGGCCTCGGGCTGCACATCTCCCGAGCCGCCGCCCAAGCGCAGGGAGGCGCACTGGAGTTGGAGTCCACCGGTCCGGAGGGCTCGGTGTTCGCGTTGCGCCTTCCGAGGAGGCGACCGTGCTGA
- a CDS encoding response regulator — MLRVLLADDDPDIRDMTAELLGRRGCVVTMVASGEEALAVLAAETFDVLVLDQNMPPGSGTSVATARRALGDTTPIVLWTGWSGTLDANELERLEIRLVNKAGPRQLIALVLELGQSD; from the coding sequence GTGCTGAGAGTTCTTCTCGCAGACGACGACCCGGACATCCGCGACATGACCGCAGAACTGCTTGGCCGGCGCGGCTGCGTGGTGACCATGGTGGCGTCCGGAGAAGAAGCTCTGGCCGTTCTCGCGGCGGAAACCTTTGACGTGCTGGTTCTCGATCAGAACATGCCCCCCGGCTCCGGCACCTCGGTGGCCACCGCGCGCCGGGCACTCGGCGACACCACTCCGATCGTGCTGTGGACCGGCTGGTCAGGGACCCTCGACGCCAACGAGCTTGAGCGTCTCGAGATCCGCCTGGTGAACAAGGCCGGTCCCCGCCAGCTGATCGCGCTGGTGCTGGAACTCGGGCAGTCGGACTGA
- a CDS encoding GGDEF domain-containing protein, whose product MTTATVDGSVILAVLATLTSMMMIGLGFLYRPSVATLLWSLMFLLVMISSFGVLISDATGMPTLAEVSEGVVMAAPAFVWSGLRVARGARGYMWVGPLVAAVAATALATSIHAPWHSLIYSTSYLLASTWAALSVLELIRRHEHDASRLLPLLIVSGVLPLIGIASVVAAIVNGLSGNVEHVLPDLKAIGVIAYLTCALVSLLGLARNPVEAGTFESGEFFPHTARDRLARAEAAGETTWSLIALSLDDTDALRIAGGEDAFRRIVDRLGADVRASFPADSDIGGDGGAGFLVLLSRPETTVRDCIRDLLERVSTVQTDQPLAVEFSASAGSASVRTHGYDLDALVTAAQTAMDSARAAGGHRWSTAGAV is encoded by the coding sequence ATGACGACCGCGACGGTGGACGGCTCGGTCATCCTGGCGGTACTGGCCACGCTGACCTCGATGATGATGATCGGGCTCGGCTTCCTATATCGACCGTCGGTGGCGACTCTGCTGTGGTCGCTGATGTTCCTGCTCGTGATGATCTCGAGCTTCGGCGTGCTCATCTCCGACGCGACCGGGATGCCGACCCTCGCGGAGGTGTCGGAAGGCGTCGTCATGGCGGCACCGGCGTTCGTCTGGTCGGGTCTGCGGGTGGCGCGCGGCGCGCGCGGGTACATGTGGGTGGGACCCCTCGTGGCGGCCGTCGCCGCGACCGCGCTCGCCACCAGCATCCACGCGCCGTGGCACTCGCTCATCTACTCGACGTCGTACCTCCTCGCCTCGACCTGGGCGGCGCTCTCGGTCCTCGAGCTGATCCGGAGGCATGAGCACGACGCGAGCCGACTGCTCCCGCTGCTCATCGTGTCGGGTGTGCTTCCCCTCATCGGCATCGCGAGCGTCGTCGCCGCCATCGTCAACGGGCTGTCCGGCAACGTTGAGCACGTGCTCCCCGACCTCAAGGCGATCGGCGTCATCGCCTACCTGACGTGCGCTCTCGTGTCGCTGCTGGGCCTCGCGCGCAATCCCGTCGAGGCCGGGACGTTCGAATCCGGGGAGTTCTTCCCTCATACGGCGAGGGATCGGCTGGCTCGAGCCGAGGCGGCGGGAGAGACGACCTGGAGCCTCATCGCGCTGTCGCTCGACGACACCGACGCTCTGCGGATCGCGGGCGGCGAGGACGCGTTCCGCCGCATCGTCGACCGCCTCGGCGCCGACGTGCGCGCATCGTTCCCCGCGGATTCCGACATCGGCGGGGACGGCGGCGCCGGCTTCCTGGTGCTGCTGTCGCGACCCGAAACCACGGTGCGCGACTGCATCCGAGATCTGCTCGAGCGTGTATCCACGGTGCAGACCGACCAGCCGCTGGCCGTCGAGTTCTCGGCGAGCGCCGGATCGGCGTCGGTGCGCACCCACGGCTACGACCTCGACGCGCTCGTGACGGCCGCACAGACGGCGATGGACAGCGCCCGCGCCGCCGGTGGGCACCGCTGGTCCACCGCAGGCGCCGTCTGA
- a CDS encoding PAS domain-containing sensor histidine kinase encodes MPTGVIPAVDPAFDLRGTDGGIRTVWIWQLLFAAVVAIIIIVGYLLDPAVLGIPPLVIGVAGVFATTIAALVIPWRRLPEGAIVWLPYLDILWVGLLTFSTALRISHLWVFPITWLAAQFPLSRLVAGLAVVAVITLIEVLANESSPASALRVLIAVLALAFVGVAVHATARQARAYRTLLMRQSRRIHHSLDTVSIERRRISDMLDAVHIAIAQVSTTGELLSANSAYRTLYAIDESDPSQRAHSIEYDGLRGRALRTGERSYARAMRGEEFEDERVWLFDPDGRWHALSITTRHQQPRPGEEDSTVLIAEDITEVVAADKRRQALAAQVSHELRNPLTGILGHTDRLLESDRIDERERKRLLVIEESSERMMHLVSTILSSQPDATTRADRDARAVTDLRAVVEASVESFAVSANDHHVRLSLDAGEPLMIWGDAFRLRQLTDNLLGNALKYTPAGGTVHVSARHDGSTVELSVADTGMGIAATELPHIFEPYFRSETAVESGIAGTGLGLSIVRTIVEAHGGTIHVDSEPGVGTTITIRIPAEAP; translated from the coding sequence GTGCCGACCGGGGTGATCCCCGCGGTCGACCCCGCGTTCGATCTGCGCGGGACCGACGGGGGCATCCGCACGGTCTGGATCTGGCAACTGCTGTTCGCCGCCGTCGTCGCGATCATCATCATCGTCGGCTACCTGCTCGATCCCGCGGTGCTCGGCATTCCGCCTCTCGTGATCGGCGTCGCGGGCGTCTTCGCCACTACTATCGCCGCACTGGTGATCCCCTGGCGTCGCCTGCCCGAAGGCGCCATCGTCTGGCTGCCGTACCTCGACATCCTGTGGGTGGGCCTGCTGACGTTCAGCACCGCGCTGCGGATCTCACACCTGTGGGTGTTTCCCATCACGTGGCTCGCGGCGCAGTTCCCGCTCTCCCGGCTCGTGGCGGGTCTGGCCGTCGTCGCGGTCATCACCCTCATCGAGGTGCTGGCGAATGAGTCGTCGCCCGCGAGTGCGCTGCGCGTGCTCATCGCGGTGCTGGCGCTGGCCTTCGTCGGCGTCGCGGTCCATGCCACGGCGCGGCAGGCACGCGCGTATCGCACGCTGCTCATGCGCCAATCGCGTCGCATCCATCATTCGCTCGACACAGTCTCGATCGAGCGCCGCCGCATCAGCGACATGCTCGACGCCGTCCACATTGCCATTGCCCAGGTCAGCACCACCGGAGAACTGCTGTCGGCGAACTCCGCCTACCGCACGCTGTACGCGATCGACGAGTCCGACCCGAGCCAGCGTGCACACTCCATCGAGTACGACGGGCTGCGCGGACGGGCCCTCCGAACCGGCGAGCGTTCCTATGCCCGCGCGATGCGCGGCGAGGAGTTCGAAGACGAGCGTGTCTGGCTGTTCGATCCGGACGGTCGCTGGCATGCGCTGTCGATCACGACCCGGCATCAGCAGCCGCGGCCGGGGGAAGAAGACAGCACCGTGCTCATCGCGGAGGACATCACGGAGGTGGTGGCTGCCGACAAGCGTCGCCAGGCACTCGCCGCGCAGGTGTCGCACGAGCTGCGCAATCCGCTCACCGGGATCCTCGGTCACACCGACCGCCTTCTGGAAAGCGATCGCATCGATGAGCGCGAGCGCAAACGCCTGCTCGTCATTGAGGAGTCCAGCGAGCGCATGATGCACCTCGTGTCCACGATCCTCTCCTCCCAGCCCGACGCCACGACGCGGGCCGACCGCGATGCGCGCGCCGTCACCGATCTGCGCGCCGTTGTCGAGGCCTCCGTCGAGTCGTTCGCCGTGAGCGCGAACGACCATCACGTACGGCTGTCTCTGGATGCCGGGGAGCCACTGATGATCTGGGGGGATGCCTTCCGCCTGCGACAGCTGACCGACAACCTCCTCGGCAACGCGCTGAAGTACACCCCCGCAGGCGGGACGGTGCACGTCAGCGCCCGCCACGACGGATCGACGGTCGAACTGAGCGTTGCAGACACCGGCATGGGGATCGCGGCAACTGAGCTCCCCCACATCTTCGAGCCCTACTTCAGATCCGAGACCGCCGTTGAGAGCGGCATCGCGGGCACGGGTCTCGGGCTCAGCATCGTGCGCACGATCGTCGAGGCGCACGGCGGAACGATCCATGTCGACAGCGAACCCGGCGTCGGCACGACGATCACGATCCGGATCCCTGCGGAGGCGCCATGA
- a CDS encoding response regulator transcription factor, giving the protein MNIGAKGARAVVIEDDEVVRELLVDIFESAGVQAFGASNSADGVEAVLEHEPLITTVDINMPGIDGLETTRRVRNRSATHIIVVSALTEEADAVLALSAGADDFVAKPFRAREFRARVEAVLRRVKADASADASTPADGPAAGEAPAVLAYDDLVVDRATRIAARGGDDAGLTRTEFDLLVALMETGQRVRTKEELALAVRSQRGSSDAEVSDVEMRTIETHIAKLRRKLDEDPTAPRYVETVRGVGYRLTGSATRQ; this is encoded by the coding sequence ATGAATATCGGCGCGAAGGGTGCCCGGGCCGTCGTCATCGAGGACGACGAGGTCGTCCGTGAGCTGCTCGTGGACATCTTCGAGTCGGCGGGTGTCCAAGCCTTCGGCGCCTCCAACAGCGCCGACGGCGTCGAGGCGGTGCTTGAGCATGAACCGCTCATCACCACCGTCGACATCAACATGCCCGGCATCGACGGATTGGAGACAACGCGCCGCGTCCGTAACCGCAGCGCGACCCACATCATCGTCGTCTCGGCGCTGACAGAAGAGGCCGACGCGGTCCTGGCGCTGTCGGCGGGCGCCGACGACTTCGTCGCTAAGCCGTTCCGCGCGCGCGAGTTCCGCGCCCGCGTCGAGGCGGTGCTGCGGCGGGTGAAGGCCGACGCGTCGGCGGATGCCTCGACACCCGCCGACGGTCCCGCCGCAGGCGAGGCGCCCGCCGTCCTCGCGTACGATGACCTCGTCGTCGATCGCGCGACCCGCATCGCCGCGCGCGGTGGCGACGACGCCGGGCTCACGCGCACGGAGTTCGACCTGCTCGTCGCCCTCATGGAGACAGGCCAGCGCGTCCGCACGAAGGAAGAGCTCGCCCTCGCCGTGCGCAGCCAGCGCGGCAGCTCCGATGCGGAGGTGTCGGACGTCGAGATGAGGACGATCGAGACCCACATCGCCAAGCTCCGACGCAAGCTCGACGAAGACCCGACCGCCCCTCGGTACGTCGAGACCGTGAGAGGCGTGGGGTATCGCCTCACGGGCAGCGCGACTCGGCAATGA
- a CDS encoding DUF4012 domain-containing protein, producing MAWVAFGVLVVFLAGAAWIGIRAALAYGHVRAAQAAVTDARSLLDDPASAVSVLSDISHHTAAARVLTSDPVWHVAARLPWLGAQLHAVGALTAALDESVSGALTPLAASVSQLDFADLGPRGGRIDAAPLAGIGPDAHRAAVRLDTALATVSQIDRRALVAPLRDALDEVAQLLTVAQGGADALARAGVLLPGMLGAEGPREYLLLFQNNAEWRSLGGVPGAMALVRVDDGRIELVAQESSPDYPRYREPVMPLGPEIEAVYGANPGRWIQNITQVPDFTIAAALAQEMWAEEHDGLRVDGVVSFDPVALSYLLSATGPITTATGDRLTATTVVDVLLRDSYLRFERPADQDAFFAAAGAAVFTAVTEGDLDPSRLLTALGRAAEERRLLVWSADAAEQAVLDETVLAGRLPRSDAETARFGVYLNDGTGSKMDYYQSAASSVHWRSCELAQTGGATGVAEISVTIKNNAPADAASLPRYITSGGKYGLDPGTVRTVAYLYLPPGFDLVDASVTGDVGFGGGVHDGHRVVSVSVDVVPGATATVTLAAHTRETSAPTLAVVSTPTIDPPPAEEAICQA from the coding sequence GTGGCATGGGTCGCGTTCGGCGTGCTCGTGGTGTTCCTCGCCGGCGCCGCCTGGATCGGCATCCGCGCGGCCCTGGCATATGGCCACGTGCGCGCGGCGCAGGCCGCGGTGACTGACGCGCGGAGTCTGCTGGACGATCCGGCCTCCGCGGTGAGTGTCCTCTCCGACATCTCCCACCACACCGCCGCCGCCAGAGTCCTCACGTCGGACCCGGTCTGGCACGTCGCCGCACGATTGCCGTGGCTCGGCGCGCAACTGCACGCCGTAGGCGCTCTCACGGCGGCGCTCGACGAGTCGGTCAGCGGCGCGTTGACGCCGCTCGCCGCGTCCGTCTCGCAGCTCGACTTCGCCGACCTCGGTCCGCGCGGCGGCCGCATCGACGCCGCGCCGCTCGCGGGCATCGGCCCCGACGCGCACCGTGCCGCGGTGCGGCTCGACACGGCTCTCGCGACGGTCTCCCAGATCGATCGCCGCGCACTCGTGGCCCCGCTGCGCGATGCTCTCGACGAGGTCGCGCAGCTGCTGACGGTCGCGCAAGGTGGCGCGGATGCCCTCGCCCGTGCGGGCGTCCTGCTTCCCGGGATGCTCGGTGCCGAAGGCCCGCGCGAGTACCTGCTCCTCTTCCAGAACAACGCGGAGTGGCGCTCGCTCGGCGGCGTTCCCGGGGCGATGGCGCTCGTGCGCGTCGACGACGGCCGGATCGAACTGGTCGCGCAGGAGTCCTCGCCCGACTACCCCCGCTACCGGGAGCCGGTGATGCCCCTCGGACCCGAGATCGAAGCGGTCTACGGCGCGAACCCGGGCAGATGGATCCAGAACATCACGCAAGTGCCCGACTTCACGATCGCGGCGGCGCTCGCGCAAGAGATGTGGGCCGAAGAGCACGATGGGCTCCGCGTCGACGGCGTCGTCTCGTTCGATCCGGTGGCCCTGTCCTATCTCCTGAGCGCAACGGGACCCATCACCACCGCGACGGGGGACCGGCTGACGGCAACCACCGTCGTGGATGTGCTCCTGCGCGACTCCTACCTCCGCTTCGAACGGCCCGCCGACCAGGACGCGTTCTTCGCAGCTGCTGGCGCGGCCGTCTTCACTGCGGTGACCGAGGGCGACCTTGATCCGTCCCGTCTGCTCACCGCCCTCGGTCGCGCAGCCGAAGAGCGGCGGTTACTCGTATGGAGCGCAGACGCGGCCGAGCAGGCGGTCCTGGACGAGACGGTGCTCGCAGGCCGTCTGCCCCGAAGCGATGCCGAGACCGCGCGTTTCGGGGTATATCTCAACGACGGCACCGGCTCGAAGATGGACTACTACCAGTCGGCGGCCAGTTCGGTGCACTGGCGGTCGTGCGAGCTCGCACAGACCGGCGGCGCCACGGGGGTCGCCGAGATCTCGGTGACGATCAAGAACAACGCGCCGGCGGATGCGGCATCCCTCCCGCGGTACATCACCTCGGGCGGCAAATACGGACTCGACCCGGGAACCGTACGCACGGTCGCCTACCTCTACCTCCCCCCGGGATTCGACCTCGTGGACGCCTCCGTCACGGGTGACGTGGGCTTCGGCGGCGGCGTGCACGACGGACACCGCGTCGTGAGCGTGAGCGTGGACGTGGTTCCAGGCGCAACCGCGACCGTGACACTCGCGGCGCACACCCGTGAAACGTCGGCACCGACGCTCGCCGTCGTCTCGACGCCGACGATCGATCCACCGCCCGCCGAGGAGGCGATATGCCAGGCCTAG